The DNA window CGCAACCAAATATTTGGAGTGATTTTGCCGGTGTAAGTGAAATAGGCGGGAAATGGCGCACAGCGATAGGCGACCTACAAACTGTTGCAAGCAATGGCAAAGACGCTCTCGCACCGGCCGTTGGCGCCCTTGGTGCACAATGTAAAGCCTGTCATGAGAAATACCGCGCCAAAGACTTCTAAGACCTATGGCGCCCAACAAGCAACGACAACAAACACCCGCGCCAACCAGCCTTGATGGCAAGCTTAAGCTTGCTAAAATTTGGGATCTTCCAAGTCGCCTGTTTCACTGGCTATTGGCCGTATCAGTCATGATCGGTTGGTATTTGGGTGAATATCGCACGTTCAGTAATATTGATTGGCATATGTATCTTGGACAAGCGACCGGCTGGCTCTTGGCTTTTCGGCTCTATTGGGGGTTTTATGGTCCGCCATCGGCACAATTCAAGAATATAGTCCCACATCGCACAGAATTAGTTGCTTATATCAAGCGCATAAAACGCCGCACCCCAAGCGGCATCCAAGGCCATAACCCGATTGGTGGGTTGTCGGTTGTTGCCCTTCTTATTGTCTTGTCCATTCAAGTCACAACCGGATTTTTTGCTGAAGATGACGGCCTGTTCGCCTCAGGCCCCATGTCAAAATACATCGATAGCAGTTGGGTTCTCTTTGCCAATAAAATTCATTACCAATCATCTCGCATTATATTGATACTGATTGTTTTGCATTTTGCCGCCATTACCTTTTATCATCTATGGAAACGGGAAAATCTATTCTGGCCAATGATAACCGGATGGAAATGGGTGCGGAGAAAATGAGTTGAATAACAATACTGAAGACCGACCAACGCTCACACCTGAACAAATCAAATCTTGGCCCGTTAGCCCAAAACCTGCGCCTCACGCCGACCTTAAAAGACCGCTACGCGAAGCCATAACGTCGACCAATCTAGATAATCCGATGCAGGTGGCTGGTCACCATTTTGCTATTGGCTGTGTCGCGCTTGAAATAACACAGCGCTGCAATCTCGACTGCACAGCATGCTATTTATCTGATCTATCCGAAGCAGTGCATGACTTGCCTTTGGATGAAGTATTTCGGCGCATCGATCAAATAGCAGAGCATTATGGCGCCAATACAAATGTGCAGATCACGGGCGGTGATCCGACCTTGCGAAAGCGTGACGAACTGATTGCCATTGTTGCATATCTGGCAAAGCGTGGCCTCAGAGGAGCCTTGTTCACAAATGGCATAAAAGCCACCCGCCCCTTGCTGCGTGACCTTAAAGCAGCAGGCCTGAAAGATGTGGCTTTTCACGTTGACATGACCCAAGAACGCAAAGGCTATGACAGCGAAGAGGCTCTCAATACACTGCGTGAAGACTATATCGACCGTGCGCGTGGCCTTGGACTACAAATCCTCTTTAATACCACCGTTTTTGACGGCAATATCAACGATATAGACATGCTAAGCCGATTTTTCACAAAACATGCGAGGGACGTCCATCTGGCTTCTTTTCAAATGATCGCCGACACAGGGCGCGGCACGATACGCGAACGCACCCAACCCATAACACAAGAGCGTGTCATGGCTTTGATTAGCAAAGGTGCCGGCACGCCCTTAAATTTTGAGTTTCCTCAAATCGGGCATCTAGAGTGTAATCGCTATACCAAATGTCTTGTGGCAGGCGATCAACGTGTGTGCGCTTTTGAAGAACGTGACCGTGCCTTTTATGAAAAGCTGTTTCCTTTCACAAGGCGACTTTTTTTAAACCGCCACAAACCTGTGAGCTCCGTCTTCAAGCTCGCGGTCAAACTTTTAAACGGCCATTTAAGCATACTCAGCTCTGGATTTTCTTATGCTGTGCGCAAAGCTTATGCGCTTCGCCATGGGCTTTGGAAAACAAAACGGCGCCCAGACCTGATCACCTTTTATATTCACAACTTCATGCATGCCCATGCGCTGGATCATGACCGCTGCGAAGCCTGCGTTTTCATGACCATGACACGTGATGGTCCTGTTTCCATGTGTGTTCATAACGCAAAACGCGACAGTTATATTTTACAAGATGTCACCCGCTCCGACGGCACCCATTGGCAACCGTTGAACGTATCCATTGATGAAGCTCAAGATTTACCATTGAAAAAACTAAAAGGGCGCGCAAGAGCGATAAAACAGGATCATAAAAAAGCACGGAATACCCCTGCTAACATCAAGGGCCGTATTGGTGAAATAGAAACAAAAAGACGGCAAAAAGCGAAACTCACACCCGCTGAATAAAACCCTTATGGGCCAGCTTTATAGTGGCAATTAAGCTCTTAGCTGCGTTTGTTTGTCGATCCCAGGCTTTGGTAAAATACACCAATTTTTAGAATCCTTAGCATTCACCATATTGCTGGCCTTTTGTGCATTCCCGATAAGTGCCGGGACTGTTTTGCCATGATGGGGAACCAACGAACAGCCAAAGCGCACTTCAGGCATCAGCCGTTTGGAATCAATCACTAGCTCTTGCCTCAACAGCAATGACAAGCTTTGTAAAACTTTTTCAGGGTCGTTTTTTATCGGACATAAAACACCAAATCCAGTTTCACCAAAATGCGCTAAAAACCCACGCCCAGCCACGCCTTTATTGAGCCGTTCGCCGATGGCTTTTAACAGCTCACTCGTTCTGTCAACACCAATCTCATCCAGCATCTTATTGAAGTTCACAAATTCAACGACCATACAGGAAAAATGAACCCGCTTTTTCAAATTAGCCGCGAGAAGTTTATAAATTTTTCGTTCAAAGGCCTTCTGATTTGCAAGGCCAGTTTCCAGATTAATCACATGAGCTTTACTCGCAGCCTTCATCGATGCGACTTCTTGATTCACCGACCTTGCAAAACCGCGAAAGCCAATATCATCTCCTTTGCTCAATTGAGCCATCCGTGTAGACACACGCCAATAATTCAAACCCTGTGACGATTTTGTGCAGATTAATTTTTCATGGAAAGCAATTCCATTTGATAATAATTCTTGAAATTGACTAGACGATCTATAGCATGGGTTATTGATTAAAGTCGGATCATCCGCCAAGAGTTCGGCAAAAGAAGTGCCTAGCAATTCCGCAGCGCTAGAACCTAATTTTAGTGCAAAATGCCGTTCTATTTTATGGAATATCCCGTTTTTATCAGTCTCAAAACGATATGCCTTCACTGTTTCATTCAAGTCTTTTTCAAGAGCTGACAGCACAACAGTTTGTCGTTGAATAATTGAATTTGTCATCAATCTTTCAGCGAATAAAAAGGATTGTTGAATCACAGCGACAGTCACGGCAAGTGCCCATACACCTTGCAACCCTGATAGAGCCAAGAAAAAACCATCTCGTGTCATTAATAAAGCACAGATAGAGCAAATCGTAAAAACGATTACATAGCTTAAGGCTGCTTGTTTCAAACAGGCGAGTGAAAAGGCGCCAATACCCATCATACTAATCATGACACAAGCAAGAGCTAATTGCTGTTTCAAATCAGCGGTGGGAAAAAGCATTATTGTCGCGATACCCCAAACCAAAGACAAAGCTATGGCATTCGCAGTCATCATGCGAACGGCACTTTCTGAATGCCTGTCAATTTCCTGAATTCGGTTGCGTCGCCAGCTATCAAGATTGTTTAAAATAACCGCTGCCAAGGCAATGCCCCAGCTCAACAAAATAATGGGTTCTGCCTCATTTAGAAATAACCAAATGAGAATAACCCCAACGATTGCATGAATCGTCATCATAAATGGCATTAATCTCAAAACAGAATTGATCTGTTCAGCTTGAAAGCGACCTGCAATCTCAGTATCCGCTGAAAGATATCGATCCAGTTTCTGTTTTCTGCTGACTTCAGTCATAGTAAGTTTTTAAAAAAGAGAGCCACTTGCCTATCATTAAAACATAAGCCCTAATAAGGTGTAAAAGTGCTCTTTATTTAATGGCTTTATAAAGCCATATATTAAGATATAGACGTATCAGAGCTTACACCTTGAAATTGCAATTCATGCAAGGCTTTGTAAGTAACCCCATCTCTCATAAGGGTTTCGTGGCTTCCGCTCTCAACGCACCTGCCATCTTGTATAACGTGAATACAATCAGCATTTCTTATCGTGGATAAACGATGCGCGATGACTAATGTTGTCCTGCCTTTTTTCAATCTTTCAAAGGCTTCTTGAACAAGCTTTTCGGATTGAGTATCGAGCGCGGATGTCGCTTCATCCAGCAGAACAATCGGCGCATTTTTCAAGATGGCCCGTGCAATCGCAATACGTTGTCTTTGGCCACCTGAAAGACTAGCCCCATTTTCACCCAGTGGCGTTTCATATCCGTGTTCCAACTGTTCAATGAACGAATGAGCATTGGCATCACGAGCGGCCGCCTCAACATCTGCAGCACTGGCGCCTGCGCGTCCAGCCAAGATGTTTTCATAGACACTGCCAGAAAATAAGAATGTATCCTGACTAACGAAGGCTATATTTTCGCGTAAGCTTTCAAGCTTAACTGAGCGAATATCATTGCCATCAATTTCAATAACTCCATTTTCAACATCATAAAACCGCTGGATAAGATTAATGATTGTTGTCTTGCCACCACCCGATGGTCCAACCAATGCTGTGGTTTTTCCACCTTCAGCGACAAGATTGAGCGCGTTAAAAACACGCAGGTCTTTATCGGGATCTGCACGATAGGTAAAATCAACATCACGCAACACAACTTTACCTTTAGAGACCGTGAGTGCTGGCGCATTAGGTTTATCTGTAACGAGCAATTCACCATCGAGTATCTCATACATAAGCCGCACACCAACAAGGCCTGCTTCAAGACCTATATGCATACGAGCAAGACGTCTTGCGGGATCATAGGCAAGCAGCATTGCAGTCAAAAATGCCATAAACTCGCCAGGCGCATTGCTGTCCGTGCTTACTTGCCATCCAGCATAAAGTATCAAAACGCCAATACAAATTCCGCCAAAGGACTCCATCACAGGGCTGGTACGGGCGGATAGTTCAGCAATCTTATTGTTACGACGACGCACATCATCAACAGCTTCAAACATACGCTTCGTCAATGTATCTTCCATACCGAAAGATTTAACGATCGTAATGCCCCTGAGGGTGTCCTGCATGGCGCTAATAATCAATGTGCTTGATATAAACTGTTGCTTGGCAACTTTACGCACGCGCCTCACAAAGCTGGAGACAAGAAGAATGATTGGTGGGGCAACAAGAAGGGCGGTGAGCGCTAAAACCCAATCTTGAATTATCATGACAATCACAAGGCCAATCAATGTCAAAAGATCGCGACCAAAACTCACCACCAAAACGTCGATTACTTTGCGAGCGCTTTGCGCATTACTACTGATACGAGTAACAAGATCATTAGAAGGATAGCGAATATAAAAATCACCACCTTGTCTTACTATCTTCTCGTAGAGCTGCATTTGTATGCTGGCGACGATATCATTGCCAACTCGCGATAACAGAATAATCTGAAAGTAGCTGGACACCCCTTTGATCAGAAAAATACTCACAACCACCAACGCCACGATTTTGATCTTATTAAAATCTTTATCGATAAAGAGACTTTCAATAATATCACGCATGATCCAGGCGCTAAGGGCGGTCATGCCAGCTACAATCACCATAAAGAACAATGCCGCAGCATATCTTTTTGCGTAGGTGTTGAAATTTTCCATGATCAAACGGCGCACAAGTTGCAGTGAGCTAACGTCTTGAAAAAAGTACGCGGCGGCGGCGGCTTCAGTTTTCTGATTTGATTCGCGCGGCATAAAATTCCTAAAGTGATTACTCTGTGCAAGTGCAACAAATATCAGCTTGATATAAAGCCAACTGTGAGCAGTTTCTAGCAGCACCAAATATTATGTCACCAACAAATTTTAAAAAATACTGGCTGCAGCGGCAGCGCCACATAAAAAATACTGCATAAACCCTTGCAAACAAGCAAACGAGTTCCCACATGTTGTTTATCAGAGTGACGGACACGAATGTTAGATCAAGGATAACAACATGACAAAGTTACAAGTAACTATGCCAGTTGTTTTGGGTCTTTTAATTCTTATTATGGTTGTTACCGGACAAGCCAAAATAAATCTCATCATTCTGTCCGTTGTCTTGATAACAAGTATCATAATAACGTTATATGGACTGATTACGATTGCTCGAAGAAATGAAAAGTCATTTATTCAGCATGACAGGAGTTAGTCACACACAAGCCCAGCAGCCTAGATTTGCCCTACTAGGTTGCATAAAAGCGAAGTGATCCAGCCCCCCTCGGTCACTTCGCTCTTTTATTTATTTCTATACTGTTCTATTTATTGCAAGAATTGACGCGTGAATGATTTCACATAGGAATAAGTAATGGCTAATGCTGCATCCGATTTATTAAAACTCGTAGCTCTAGATGAAGAGGATCTAAGCATCCTGTCTGCTCATCTACAAGATGCCGTTATGAGGGTTGATGATCTTAAATACATTTCGAAAGAAGGACGCTTTGGCATAGCGCTCAATCGTTTTGTTTGGAACAAAGGAAAGCGCCGCTTCGGACAAATTGCAAACGAACGTCGTCGCACAGCACTGCATTTCGATCGCGTCACCAAAGTTCAAAAACACAACATCCGACAAGATGCCCCTGATGCCATTTTAAATTTGCTGGCCATTCAATTTCTACCCACAGATAAACCAGCAGGCACAATCGATCTAATTTTTTCAGACAATGGCGTGATAAGATTGATTGTTGATTGCATTGAAGTACAACTCAGTGATCTTGGCGGCGCATGGGAAACGGCCTCGCGCCCTCAACATGATCTAGATTAAAATATCTCATAAAGACGCTTAACATTAAGCCACTTATGGACTCAGGCATAAAAAACGCTACAACTCCCATTCTTATGTAAATTCTTACAAAAGGAGCGAACGGGTGGTCCTTCGCCTCAACACCAAAGACGATAGCTTTGAAGCAGATTTTCAGACCCTTCTTGGAACAAAACGAGAGGTATCGGAAGATGTTGATACTATTGTACGCGATATAATTGAAAATGTCCGCGCCAATGGCGACAAGGCCTTGGTGGAGCTGACGCTTAAATTTGACAATGTTGATCTGTCAAAAAGCGGCATCAGAGTATCGCCAGCCGAAATTGAAGCCGCAAAAACTCAAGTGGACGCAGATACCTATGCCGCCCTTAAACTTGCCGCCAACCGCATCCAATCGCATCACCAGCGACAAAAACCACGCGATGATCGCTATACCGACGCAATCGGTGTTGAGCTGGGTTCACGCTGGACAGCACTTGAATCAGTGGGGCTTTATGTGCCCGGCGGCACAGCGAGTTATCCAAGCTCTGTTTTGATGAATGCCATCCCAGCAAGAGTGGCTGGCGTCGAGCGACTTGTAATGGTAGTGCCAACACCGCACGGCACGTTAAACCCACTTGTGCTTGCTGCAGCAGATCTTGCAGGCGTTGATGAAATATACCGCGTTGGCGGCGCACAGGCCATTGCAGCCCTTGCCTATGGCACAAACACCATTGCCCCCGTCTCAAAAATCGTCGGCCCCGGCAATGCCTTTGTCGCTGCCGCCAAACGCCGCGTTTTTGGTACGGTCGGCATTGATATGATCGCCGGCCCCTCAGAAGTACTCGTGATCGCAGATGGCAACAATAATCCTGATTGGATTGCCGTTGACCTCTTGGCACAAGCCGAACATGATATTGCCGCACAATCCATCTTAATTACAGATGACGCAGAATTTGGCGA is part of the Hyphomicrobiales bacterium genome and encodes:
- a CDS encoding cytochrome b/b6 domain-containing protein — encoded protein: MAPNKQRQQTPAPTSLDGKLKLAKIWDLPSRLFHWLLAVSVMIGWYLGEYRTFSNIDWHMYLGQATGWLLAFRLYWGFYGPPSAQFKNIVPHRTELVAYIKRIKRRTPSGIQGHNPIGGLSVVALLIVLSIQVTTGFFAEDDGLFASGPMSKYIDSSWVLFANKIHYQSSRIILILIVLHFAAITFYHLWKRENLFWPMITGWKWVRRK
- a CDS encoding radical SAM protein gives rise to the protein MNNNTEDRPTLTPEQIKSWPVSPKPAPHADLKRPLREAITSTNLDNPMQVAGHHFAIGCVALEITQRCNLDCTACYLSDLSEAVHDLPLDEVFRRIDQIAEHYGANTNVQITGGDPTLRKRDELIAIVAYLAKRGLRGALFTNGIKATRPLLRDLKAAGLKDVAFHVDMTQERKGYDSEEALNTLREDYIDRARGLGLQILFNTTVFDGNINDIDMLSRFFTKHARDVHLASFQMIADTGRGTIRERTQPITQERVMALISKGAGTPLNFEFPQIGHLECNRYTKCLVAGDQRVCAFEERDRAFYEKLFPFTRRLFLNRHKPVSSVFKLAVKLLNGHLSILSSGFSYAVRKAYALRHGLWKTKRRPDLITFYIHNFMHAHALDHDRCEACVFMTMTRDGPVSMCVHNAKRDSYILQDVTRSDGTHWQPLNVSIDEAQDLPLKKLKGRARAIKQDHKKARNTPANIKGRIGEIETKRRQKAKLTPAE
- a CDS encoding diguanylate cyclase, yielding MTEVSRKQKLDRYLSADTEIAGRFQAEQINSVLRLMPFMMTIHAIVGVILIWLFLNEAEPIILLSWGIALAAVILNNLDSWRRNRIQEIDRHSESAVRMMTANAIALSLVWGIATIMLFPTADLKQQLALACVMISMMGIGAFSLACLKQAALSYVIVFTICSICALLMTRDGFFLALSGLQGVWALAVTVAVIQQSFLFAERLMTNSIIQRQTVVLSALEKDLNETVKAYRFETDKNGIFHKIERHFALKLGSSAAELLGTSFAELLADDPTLINNPCYRSSSQFQELLSNGIAFHEKLICTKSSQGLNYWRVSTRMAQLSKGDDIGFRGFARSVNQEVASMKAASKAHVINLETGLANQKAFERKIYKLLAANLKKRVHFSCMVVEFVNFNKMLDEIGVDRTSELLKAIGERLNKGVAGRGFLAHFGETGFGVLCPIKNDPEKVLQSLSLLLRQELVIDSKRLMPEVRFGCSLVPHHGKTVPALIGNAQKASNMVNAKDSKNWCILPKPGIDKQTQLRA
- a CDS encoding ABC transporter ATP-binding protein, which codes for MPRESNQKTEAAAAAYFFQDVSSLQLVRRLIMENFNTYAKRYAAALFFMVIVAGMTALSAWIMRDIIESLFIDKDFNKIKIVALVVVSIFLIKGVSSYFQIILLSRVGNDIVASIQMQLYEKIVRQGGDFYIRYPSNDLVTRISSNAQSARKVIDVLVVSFGRDLLTLIGLVIVMIIQDWVLALTALLVAPPIILLVSSFVRRVRKVAKQQFISSTLIISAMQDTLRGITIVKSFGMEDTLTKRMFEAVDDVRRRNNKIAELSARTSPVMESFGGICIGVLILYAGWQVSTDSNAPGEFMAFLTAMLLAYDPARRLARMHIGLEAGLVGVRLMYEILDGELLVTDKPNAPALTVSKGKVVLRDVDFTYRADPDKDLRVFNALNLVAEGGKTTALVGPSGGGKTTIINLIQRFYDVENGVIEIDGNDIRSVKLESLRENIAFVSQDTFLFSGSVYENILAGRAGASAADVEAAARDANAHSFIEQLEHGYETPLGENGASLSGGQRQRIAIARAILKNAPIVLLDEATSALDTQSEKLVQEAFERLKKGRTTLVIAHRLSTIRNADCIHVIQDGRCVESGSHETLMRDGVTYKALHELQFQGVSSDTSIS
- a CDS encoding DUF2948 family protein; the protein is MANAASDLLKLVALDEEDLSILSAHLQDAVMRVDDLKYISKEGRFGIALNRFVWNKGKRRFGQIANERRRTALHFDRVTKVQKHNIRQDAPDAILNLLAIQFLPTDKPAGTIDLIFSDNGVIRLIVDCIEVQLSDLGGAWETASRPQHDLD
- the hisD gene encoding histidinol dehydrogenase, with amino-acid sequence MVLRLNTKDDSFEADFQTLLGTKREVSEDVDTIVRDIIENVRANGDKALVELTLKFDNVDLSKSGIRVSPAEIEAAKTQVDADTYAALKLAANRIQSHHQRQKPRDDRYTDAIGVELGSRWTALESVGLYVPGGTASYPSSVLMNAIPARVAGVERLVMVVPTPHGTLNPLVLAAADLAGVDEIYRVGGAQAIAALAYGTNTIAPVSKIVGPGNAFVAAAKRRVFGTVGIDMIAGPSEVLVIADGNNNPDWIAVDLLAQAEHDIAAQSILITDDAEFGEAVIAAVEQQLKTLPREDIARESWETYGAIIEIDNVNNALDITNRIAPEHLELAIKNADDFANSVRNAGAIFIGAYTPEAIGDYVGGSNHVLPTARSARFSSGLSVMDFVKRTSLLKCGPDQLRAIGPAAVDLAKAEGLDAHGKSVSIRLNF